Proteins from a single region of Chaetodon trifascialis isolate fChaTrf1 chromosome 10, fChaTrf1.hap1, whole genome shotgun sequence:
- the srpk2 gene encoding SRSF protein kinase 2 isoform X3, with protein sequence MSSRKVMAIQARKRRPKGKKDRTGHNRRPETQQKAPLSAPPPPPPPPPPPEPAGPPEPEEEILGSDDEEQEDPADYCKGGYHPVKIGDLFNGRYHVIRKLGWGHFSTVWLCWDIQVKNFVAMKVVKSAQHYTETALDEIKLLRCVRESDPSDPNKDMVVQLIDDFKISGVNGIHVCMVFEVLGHHLLKWIIKSNYQGLPLPCVKSIIRQVLQGLDYLHTKCKIIHTDIKPENILMCVDDAFVRRMAMEATEWQKAGAPPPSGSAVSTAPQLKPVGKISKNKKKKLKKKQKRQAELLERRMLEIEALEREAEKKEERAREGGEKGECEHNLSSPLQQPPPPPQLGPSMALGESDEDDEDEEDGEEEEEEGGERPIRLTNHTCAAPPQEQSEAPRITDDDPDEEVEEEEEEEEEEEEEEEEEEEEDPTSAVEKDTPVPPATEEGNGDATQAEGEDEEVEEEEEEEGLKGEDGENEEEEVEEKVEEEEEEEEKEIEKEKNETEEPKSESKTEEEAAVEEEESKEQEGEEDEDEEEDEDEEDEDDDTTTELLTDTTSPPIKPHNNKSYSAKTNGHVLLGSEGLKPNPGTPPPPSPTPEPLLCPLVESELSYTDRDNSLSSGYEMYNGELAEPGLTNGSSDRDRLMMPLFPDLPLDPVPGNPISVGMADLGAGPSPNSPTADRSRTVSSSSTGDTPKVRARAADLLINPLDPRNAEFIRVKIADLGNACWVHKHFTEDIQTRQYRSIEVLIGAGYSTPADIWSTACMAFELATGDYLFEPHSGEDYSRDEDHIAHIIELLGCIPRHFALSGKYSREFFNRRGELRHITKLKPWSLFDVLVEKYGWAHEDAGHFTHFLLPMLEMVPEKRASAGECLNHPWINS encoded by the exons GCCTGAGACCCAGCAGAAAGCCCCGCTGAGTGCACCCCCTCCCCCACCGCCCCCTCCGCCTCCCCCTGAGCCGGCAGGGCCCCCGGAGCCGGAGGAGGAGATCCTGGGCTCCGAcgatgaggagcaggaggacccCGCAGACTACTGCAAAG GAGGGTACCATCCGGTGAAGATCGGGGATTTGTTCAACGGGAGGTACCATGTGATCAGGAAGTTGGGATGGGGCCACTTCTCCACCGTATGGCTATGCTGGGACATaca AGTGAAGAACTTTGTGGCGATGAAGGTGGTGAAGAGCGCCCAGCATTACACGGAGACTGCCCTGGATGAGATCAAACTGCTGCGATGT gtgagagagagcgacCCTAGCGACCCCAACAAGGACATGGTGGTTCAGCTGATAGATGACTTCAAGATCTCTGGAGTCAACGGCATAC ATGTGTGTATGGTGTTTGAGGTGCTAGGTCACCACCTGCTGAAGTGGATTATTAAATCCAACTACCAAGGTCTGCCGCTGCCATGTGTCAAGAGCATTATCAGACAG gTCCTTCAGGGTCTGGACTACCTCCACACCAAATGTAAAATCATCCACACGGATATCAAGCCAGAAAACATCTTGATGTGCGTGGACGACGCCTTTGTTCGGCGTATGGCCATGGAGGCAACCGAATGGCAGAAAGCTGGGGCCCCCCCACCGTCTGGATCAGCAG tTAGCACAGCCCCTCAGCTCAAACCG GTGGGGAAGATCTccaagaacaagaagaagaagctgaagaaaaaacagaagcgGCAGGCGGAGCTGCTGGAGAGACGGATGCTTGAGATCGAAGCCCTGGAGAGAGAAGCcgagaagaaggaggagagagccagagaagggggagagaaaggggagtGTGAACACAACCTGTCCTCGCCGCTGCagcagccgccgccgccgccacagCTGGGCCCCAGCATGGCCCTGGGAGAGAGTGACGAGGAtgacgaggatgaggaggatggggaggaggaggaggaggagggaggagagaggcccATCAGGTTGACTAATCATACAT GCGCAGCGCCTCCCCAGGAGCAGAGCGAGGCACCCCGCATCACTGATGACGACCCCgatgaggaggtggaagaggaggaggaggaagaggaagaggaggaggaggaggaggaagaggaggaggaggaagacccCACGTCTGCTGTTGAAAAAGATACCCCCGTTCCCCCCGCCACAGAAGAAGGTAATGGAGATGCAacacaggcagagggagaggacgaggaggtggaggaggaggaggaggaggagggattaAAAGGAGAAGATGGTgagaatgaggaagaggaggtggaggagaaggtagaggaggaagaggaggaggaagagaaagagattgaaaaagagaagaatgaGACAGAGGAGCCAAAGAGTGAGAGCAAAacggaggaggaggcagcggtagaggaagaggagtcaaAGGAgcaagagggggaggaggatgaggacgaggaggaggatgaggacgaggaaGACGAGGATGACGACACGACCACGGAGCTCCTCACGGACACCACCTCCCCCCCCATCAAAccccacaacaacaaaagctaCTCGGCCAAAACCAACGGTCACGTTTTGTTGGGATCTGAGGGACTGAAACCGAACCCTggcacccctccacctccctcgcCCACCCCCGAGCCGCTCCTCTGCCCCCTGGTGGAGTCCGAGCTCAGCTACACGGACAGGGACAACTCTCTCAGCTCTGGATACGAGATGTATAATGGTGAGCTGGCCGAACCGGGCCTGACCAACGGCTCCAGCGACCGAGATCGGCTCATGATGCCCCTCTTCCCCGACCTGCCCCTGGATCCAGTGCCGGGAAACCCCATTTCTGTTGGGATGGCAGACCTTGGAGCAGGCCCGTCACCCAACAGCCCCACCGCTGACCGCAGTCGCACTGTGTCTTCCTCGAGCACAGGAGACACACCCAAAG TCAGGGCCAGAGCTGCAGATCTCCTCATCAACCCTCTAGACCCGCGCAACGCTGAGTTCATACGAGTCAAAATCGCTGATCTTGGAAATGCCTGCTGGGTG CACAAGCACTTTACAGAGGACATCCAGACGAGACAGTACCGTTCCATTGAAGTCCTGATAGGAGCTGGTTACAGCACCCCTGCAGACATCTGGAGTACTGCCTGCATG GCTTTTGAGCTGGCTACTGGAGATTACTTGTTTGAGCCCCACTCTGGAGAGGACTACTCCCGTGATGAGG ACCACATAGCCCACATCATAGAGCTGCTGGGCTGTATTCCGAGGCACTTTGCACTCTCTGGAAAATATTCCCGGGAGTTCTTCAACCGAAGAG GTGAGCTGCGGCACATCACCAAGCTGAAGCCGTGGTCCTTGTTTGACGTGCTGGTGGAGAAGTACGGCTGGGCGCACGAAGACGCCGGCCACTTCACCCACTTCCTTCTGCCCATGCTGGAGATGGTGCCTGAGAAGAGGGCCTCGGCTGGCGAATGCCTCAACCACCCCTGGATCAACTCGTAG
- the srpk2 gene encoding SRSF protein kinase 2 isoform X2: protein MSSRKVMAIQARKRRPKGKKDRTGHNRRPETQQKAPLSAPPPPPPPPPPPEPAGPPEPEEEILGSDDEEQEDPADYCKGGYHPVKIGDLFNGRYHVIRKLGWGHFSTVWLCWDIQVKNFVAMKVVKSAQHYTETALDEIKLLRCVRESDPSDPNKDMVVQLIDDFKISGVNGIHVCMVFEVLGHHLLKWIIKSNYQGLPLPCVKSIIRQVLQGLDYLHTKCKIIHTDIKPENILMCVDDAFVRRMAMEATEWQKAGAPPPSGSAVSTAPQLKPVSTTDVGKISKNKKKKLKKKQKRQAELLERRMLEIEALEREAEKKEERAREGGEKGECEHNLSSPLQQPPPPPQLGPSMALGESDEDDEDEEDGEEEEEEGGERPIRLTNHTCAAPPQEQSEAPRITDDDPDEEVEEEEEEEEEEEEEEEEEEEEDPTSAVEKDTPVPPATEEGNGDATQAEGEDEEVEEEEEEEGLKGEDGENEEEEVEEKVEEEEEEEEKEIEKEKNETEEPKSESKTEEEAAVEEEESKEQEGEEDEDEEEDEDEEDEDDDTTTELLTDTTSPPIKPHNNKSYSAKTNGHVLLGSEGLKPNPGTPPPPSPTPEPLLCPLVESELSYTDRDNSLSSGYEMYNGELAEPGLTNGSSDRDRLMMPLFPDLPLDPVPGNPISVGMADLGAGPSPNSPTADRSRTVSSSSTGDTPKVRARAADLLINPLDPRNAEFIRVKIADLGNACWVHKHFTEDIQTRQYRSIEVLIGAGYSTPADIWSTACMAFELATGDYLFEPHSGEDYSRDEDHIALIMELLGKVPRKVVAAGKYSREFFSKKGELRHITKLKPWSLFDVLVEKYGWAHEDAGHFTHFLLPMLEMVPEKRASAGECLNHPWINS, encoded by the exons GCCTGAGACCCAGCAGAAAGCCCCGCTGAGTGCACCCCCTCCCCCACCGCCCCCTCCGCCTCCCCCTGAGCCGGCAGGGCCCCCGGAGCCGGAGGAGGAGATCCTGGGCTCCGAcgatgaggagcaggaggacccCGCAGACTACTGCAAAG GAGGGTACCATCCGGTGAAGATCGGGGATTTGTTCAACGGGAGGTACCATGTGATCAGGAAGTTGGGATGGGGCCACTTCTCCACCGTATGGCTATGCTGGGACATaca AGTGAAGAACTTTGTGGCGATGAAGGTGGTGAAGAGCGCCCAGCATTACACGGAGACTGCCCTGGATGAGATCAAACTGCTGCGATGT gtgagagagagcgacCCTAGCGACCCCAACAAGGACATGGTGGTTCAGCTGATAGATGACTTCAAGATCTCTGGAGTCAACGGCATAC ATGTGTGTATGGTGTTTGAGGTGCTAGGTCACCACCTGCTGAAGTGGATTATTAAATCCAACTACCAAGGTCTGCCGCTGCCATGTGTCAAGAGCATTATCAGACAG gTCCTTCAGGGTCTGGACTACCTCCACACCAAATGTAAAATCATCCACACGGATATCAAGCCAGAAAACATCTTGATGTGCGTGGACGACGCCTTTGTTCGGCGTATGGCCATGGAGGCAACCGAATGGCAGAAAGCTGGGGCCCCCCCACCGTCTGGATCAGCAG tTAGCACAGCCCCTCAGCTCAAACCGGTGAGTACAACAGAT GTGGGGAAGATCTccaagaacaagaagaagaagctgaagaaaaaacagaagcgGCAGGCGGAGCTGCTGGAGAGACGGATGCTTGAGATCGAAGCCCTGGAGAGAGAAGCcgagaagaaggaggagagagccagagaagggggagagaaaggggagtGTGAACACAACCTGTCCTCGCCGCTGCagcagccgccgccgccgccacagCTGGGCCCCAGCATGGCCCTGGGAGAGAGTGACGAGGAtgacgaggatgaggaggatggggaggaggaggaggaggagggaggagagaggcccATCAGGTTGACTAATCATACAT GCGCAGCGCCTCCCCAGGAGCAGAGCGAGGCACCCCGCATCACTGATGACGACCCCgatgaggaggtggaagaggaggaggaggaagaggaagaggaggaggaggaggaggaagaggaggaggaggaagacccCACGTCTGCTGTTGAAAAAGATACCCCCGTTCCCCCCGCCACAGAAGAAGGTAATGGAGATGCAacacaggcagagggagaggacgaggaggtggaggaggaggaggaggaggagggattaAAAGGAGAAGATGGTgagaatgaggaagaggaggtggaggagaaggtagaggaggaagaggaggaggaagagaaagagattgaaaaagagaagaatgaGACAGAGGAGCCAAAGAGTGAGAGCAAAacggaggaggaggcagcggtagaggaagaggagtcaaAGGAgcaagagggggaggaggatgaggacgaggaggaggatgaggacgaggaaGACGAGGATGACGACACGACCACGGAGCTCCTCACGGACACCACCTCCCCCCCCATCAAAccccacaacaacaaaagctaCTCGGCCAAAACCAACGGTCACGTTTTGTTGGGATCTGAGGGACTGAAACCGAACCCTggcacccctccacctccctcgcCCACCCCCGAGCCGCTCCTCTGCCCCCTGGTGGAGTCCGAGCTCAGCTACACGGACAGGGACAACTCTCTCAGCTCTGGATACGAGATGTATAATGGTGAGCTGGCCGAACCGGGCCTGACCAACGGCTCCAGCGACCGAGATCGGCTCATGATGCCCCTCTTCCCCGACCTGCCCCTGGATCCAGTGCCGGGAAACCCCATTTCTGTTGGGATGGCAGACCTTGGAGCAGGCCCGTCACCCAACAGCCCCACCGCTGACCGCAGTCGCACTGTGTCTTCCTCGAGCACAGGAGACACACCCAAAG TCAGGGCCAGAGCTGCAGATCTCCTCATCAACCCTCTAGACCCGCGCAACGCTGAGTTCATACGAGTCAAAATCGCTGATCTTGGAAATGCCTGCTGGGTG CACAAGCACTTTACAGAGGACATCCAGACGAGACAGTACCGTTCCATTGAAGTCCTGATAGGAGCTGGTTACAGCACCCCTGCAGACATCTGGAGTACTGCCTGCATG GCTTTTGAGCTGGCTACTGGAGATTACTTGTTTGAGCCCCACTCTGGAGAGGACTACTCCCGTGATGAGG ACCACATCGCTCTGATCATGGAGCTCCTTGGGAAGGTCCCACGCAAAGTGGTCGCTGCCGGGAAGTACAGCCGAGAGTTTTTCTCCAAGAAAG GTGAGCTGCGGCACATCACCAAGCTGAAGCCGTGGTCCTTGTTTGACGTGCTGGTGGAGAAGTACGGCTGGGCGCACGAAGACGCCGGCCACTTCACCCACTTCCTTCTGCCCATGCTGGAGATGGTGCCTGAGAAGAGGGCCTCGGCTGGCGAATGCCTCAACCACCCCTGGATCAACTCGTAG
- the srpk2 gene encoding SRSF protein kinase 2 isoform X1: protein MSSRKVMAIQARKRRPKGKKDRTGHNRRPETQQKAPLSAPPPPPPPPPPPEPAGPPEPEEEILGSDDEEQEDPADYCKGGYHPVKIGDLFNGRYHVIRKLGWGHFSTVWLCWDIQVKNFVAMKVVKSAQHYTETALDEIKLLRCVRESDPSDPNKDMVVQLIDDFKISGVNGIHVCMVFEVLGHHLLKWIIKSNYQGLPLPCVKSIIRQVLQGLDYLHTKCKIIHTDIKPENILMCVDDAFVRRMAMEATEWQKAGAPPPSGSAVSTAPQLKPVSTTDVGKISKNKKKKLKKKQKRQAELLERRMLEIEALEREAEKKEERAREGGEKGECEHNLSSPLQQPPPPPQLGPSMALGESDEDDEDEEDGEEEEEEGGERPIRLTNHTCAAPPQEQSEAPRITDDDPDEEVEEEEEEEEEEEEEEEEEEEEDPTSAVEKDTPVPPATEEGNGDATQAEGEDEEVEEEEEEEGLKGEDGENEEEEVEEKVEEEEEEEEKEIEKEKNETEEPKSESKTEEEAAVEEEESKEQEGEEDEDEEEDEDEEDEDDDTTTELLTDTTSPPIKPHNNKSYSAKTNGHVLLGSEGLKPNPGTPPPPSPTPEPLLCPLVESELSYTDRDNSLSSGYEMYNGELAEPGLTNGSSDRDRLMMPLFPDLPLDPVPGNPISVGMADLGAGPSPNSPTADRSRTVSSSSTGDTPKVRARAADLLINPLDPRNAEFIRVKIADLGNACWVHKHFTEDIQTRQYRSIEVLIGAGYSTPADIWSTACMAFELATGDYLFEPHSGEDYSRDEDHIAHIIELLGCIPRHFALSGKYSREFFNRRGELRHITKLKPWSLFDVLVEKYGWAHEDAGHFTHFLLPMLEMVPEKRASAGECLNHPWINS from the exons GCCTGAGACCCAGCAGAAAGCCCCGCTGAGTGCACCCCCTCCCCCACCGCCCCCTCCGCCTCCCCCTGAGCCGGCAGGGCCCCCGGAGCCGGAGGAGGAGATCCTGGGCTCCGAcgatgaggagcaggaggacccCGCAGACTACTGCAAAG GAGGGTACCATCCGGTGAAGATCGGGGATTTGTTCAACGGGAGGTACCATGTGATCAGGAAGTTGGGATGGGGCCACTTCTCCACCGTATGGCTATGCTGGGACATaca AGTGAAGAACTTTGTGGCGATGAAGGTGGTGAAGAGCGCCCAGCATTACACGGAGACTGCCCTGGATGAGATCAAACTGCTGCGATGT gtgagagagagcgacCCTAGCGACCCCAACAAGGACATGGTGGTTCAGCTGATAGATGACTTCAAGATCTCTGGAGTCAACGGCATAC ATGTGTGTATGGTGTTTGAGGTGCTAGGTCACCACCTGCTGAAGTGGATTATTAAATCCAACTACCAAGGTCTGCCGCTGCCATGTGTCAAGAGCATTATCAGACAG gTCCTTCAGGGTCTGGACTACCTCCACACCAAATGTAAAATCATCCACACGGATATCAAGCCAGAAAACATCTTGATGTGCGTGGACGACGCCTTTGTTCGGCGTATGGCCATGGAGGCAACCGAATGGCAGAAAGCTGGGGCCCCCCCACCGTCTGGATCAGCAG tTAGCACAGCCCCTCAGCTCAAACCGGTGAGTACAACAGAT GTGGGGAAGATCTccaagaacaagaagaagaagctgaagaaaaaacagaagcgGCAGGCGGAGCTGCTGGAGAGACGGATGCTTGAGATCGAAGCCCTGGAGAGAGAAGCcgagaagaaggaggagagagccagagaagggggagagaaaggggagtGTGAACACAACCTGTCCTCGCCGCTGCagcagccgccgccgccgccacagCTGGGCCCCAGCATGGCCCTGGGAGAGAGTGACGAGGAtgacgaggatgaggaggatggggaggaggaggaggaggagggaggagagaggcccATCAGGTTGACTAATCATACAT GCGCAGCGCCTCCCCAGGAGCAGAGCGAGGCACCCCGCATCACTGATGACGACCCCgatgaggaggtggaagaggaggaggaggaagaggaagaggaggaggaggaggaggaagaggaggaggaggaagacccCACGTCTGCTGTTGAAAAAGATACCCCCGTTCCCCCCGCCACAGAAGAAGGTAATGGAGATGCAacacaggcagagggagaggacgaggaggtggaggaggaggaggaggaggagggattaAAAGGAGAAGATGGTgagaatgaggaagaggaggtggaggagaaggtagaggaggaagaggaggaggaagagaaagagattgaaaaagagaagaatgaGACAGAGGAGCCAAAGAGTGAGAGCAAAacggaggaggaggcagcggtagaggaagaggagtcaaAGGAgcaagagggggaggaggatgaggacgaggaggaggatgaggacgaggaaGACGAGGATGACGACACGACCACGGAGCTCCTCACGGACACCACCTCCCCCCCCATCAAAccccacaacaacaaaagctaCTCGGCCAAAACCAACGGTCACGTTTTGTTGGGATCTGAGGGACTGAAACCGAACCCTggcacccctccacctccctcgcCCACCCCCGAGCCGCTCCTCTGCCCCCTGGTGGAGTCCGAGCTCAGCTACACGGACAGGGACAACTCTCTCAGCTCTGGATACGAGATGTATAATGGTGAGCTGGCCGAACCGGGCCTGACCAACGGCTCCAGCGACCGAGATCGGCTCATGATGCCCCTCTTCCCCGACCTGCCCCTGGATCCAGTGCCGGGAAACCCCATTTCTGTTGGGATGGCAGACCTTGGAGCAGGCCCGTCACCCAACAGCCCCACCGCTGACCGCAGTCGCACTGTGTCTTCCTCGAGCACAGGAGACACACCCAAAG TCAGGGCCAGAGCTGCAGATCTCCTCATCAACCCTCTAGACCCGCGCAACGCTGAGTTCATACGAGTCAAAATCGCTGATCTTGGAAATGCCTGCTGGGTG CACAAGCACTTTACAGAGGACATCCAGACGAGACAGTACCGTTCCATTGAAGTCCTGATAGGAGCTGGTTACAGCACCCCTGCAGACATCTGGAGTACTGCCTGCATG GCTTTTGAGCTGGCTACTGGAGATTACTTGTTTGAGCCCCACTCTGGAGAGGACTACTCCCGTGATGAGG ACCACATAGCCCACATCATAGAGCTGCTGGGCTGTATTCCGAGGCACTTTGCACTCTCTGGAAAATATTCCCGGGAGTTCTTCAACCGAAGAG GTGAGCTGCGGCACATCACCAAGCTGAAGCCGTGGTCCTTGTTTGACGTGCTGGTGGAGAAGTACGGCTGGGCGCACGAAGACGCCGGCCACTTCACCCACTTCCTTCTGCCCATGCTGGAGATGGTGCCTGAGAAGAGGGCCTCGGCTGGCGAATGCCTCAACCACCCCTGGATCAACTCGTAG
- the srpk2 gene encoding SRSF protein kinase 2 isoform X5, protein MSVNSEKSSSPERPETQQKAPLSAPPPPPPPPPPPEPAGPPEPEEEILGSDDEEQEDPADYCKGGYHPVKIGDLFNGRYHVIRKLGWGHFSTVWLCWDIQVKNFVAMKVVKSAQHYTETALDEIKLLRCVRESDPSDPNKDMVVQLIDDFKISGVNGIHVCMVFEVLGHHLLKWIIKSNYQGLPLPCVKSIIRQVLQGLDYLHTKCKIIHTDIKPENILMCVDDAFVRRMAMEATEWQKAGAPPPSGSAVSTAPQLKPVGKISKNKKKKLKKKQKRQAELLERRMLEIEALEREAEKKEERAREGGEKGECEHNLSSPLQQPPPPPQLGPSMALGESDEDDEDEEDGEEEEEEGGERPIRLTNHTCAAPPQEQSEAPRITDDDPDEEVEEEEEEEEEEEEEEEEEEEEDPTSAVEKDTPVPPATEEGNGDATQAEGEDEEVEEEEEEEGLKGEDGENEEEEVEEKVEEEEEEEEKEIEKEKNETEEPKSESKTEEEAAVEEEESKEQEGEEDEDEEEDEDEEDEDDDTTTELLTDTTSPPIKPHNNKSYSAKTNGHVLLGSEGLKPNPGTPPPPSPTPEPLLCPLVESELSYTDRDNSLSSGYEMYNGELAEPGLTNGSSDRDRLMMPLFPDLPLDPVPGNPISVGMADLGAGPSPNSPTADRSRTVSSSSTGDTPKVRARAADLLINPLDPRNAEFIRVKIADLGNACWVHKHFTEDIQTRQYRSIEVLIGAGYSTPADIWSTACMAFELATGDYLFEPHSGEDYSRDEDHIAHIIELLGCIPRHFALSGKYSREFFNRRGELRHITKLKPWSLFDVLVEKYGWAHEDAGHFTHFLLPMLEMVPEKRASAGECLNHPWINS, encoded by the exons GCCTGAGACCCAGCAGAAAGCCCCGCTGAGTGCACCCCCTCCCCCACCGCCCCCTCCGCCTCCCCCTGAGCCGGCAGGGCCCCCGGAGCCGGAGGAGGAGATCCTGGGCTCCGAcgatgaggagcaggaggacccCGCAGACTACTGCAAAG GAGGGTACCATCCGGTGAAGATCGGGGATTTGTTCAACGGGAGGTACCATGTGATCAGGAAGTTGGGATGGGGCCACTTCTCCACCGTATGGCTATGCTGGGACATaca AGTGAAGAACTTTGTGGCGATGAAGGTGGTGAAGAGCGCCCAGCATTACACGGAGACTGCCCTGGATGAGATCAAACTGCTGCGATGT gtgagagagagcgacCCTAGCGACCCCAACAAGGACATGGTGGTTCAGCTGATAGATGACTTCAAGATCTCTGGAGTCAACGGCATAC ATGTGTGTATGGTGTTTGAGGTGCTAGGTCACCACCTGCTGAAGTGGATTATTAAATCCAACTACCAAGGTCTGCCGCTGCCATGTGTCAAGAGCATTATCAGACAG gTCCTTCAGGGTCTGGACTACCTCCACACCAAATGTAAAATCATCCACACGGATATCAAGCCAGAAAACATCTTGATGTGCGTGGACGACGCCTTTGTTCGGCGTATGGCCATGGAGGCAACCGAATGGCAGAAAGCTGGGGCCCCCCCACCGTCTGGATCAGCAG tTAGCACAGCCCCTCAGCTCAAACCG GTGGGGAAGATCTccaagaacaagaagaagaagctgaagaaaaaacagaagcgGCAGGCGGAGCTGCTGGAGAGACGGATGCTTGAGATCGAAGCCCTGGAGAGAGAAGCcgagaagaaggaggagagagccagagaagggggagagaaaggggagtGTGAACACAACCTGTCCTCGCCGCTGCagcagccgccgccgccgccacagCTGGGCCCCAGCATGGCCCTGGGAGAGAGTGACGAGGAtgacgaggatgaggaggatggggaggaggaggaggaggagggaggagagaggcccATCAGGTTGACTAATCATACAT GCGCAGCGCCTCCCCAGGAGCAGAGCGAGGCACCCCGCATCACTGATGACGACCCCgatgaggaggtggaagaggaggaggaggaagaggaagaggaggaggaggaggaggaagaggaggaggaggaagacccCACGTCTGCTGTTGAAAAAGATACCCCCGTTCCCCCCGCCACAGAAGAAGGTAATGGAGATGCAacacaggcagagggagaggacgaggaggtggaggaggaggaggaggaggagggattaAAAGGAGAAGATGGTgagaatgaggaagaggaggtggaggagaaggtagaggaggaagaggaggaggaagagaaagagattgaaaaagagaagaatgaGACAGAGGAGCCAAAGAGTGAGAGCAAAacggaggaggaggcagcggtagaggaagaggagtcaaAGGAgcaagagggggaggaggatgaggacgaggaggaggatgaggacgaggaaGACGAGGATGACGACACGACCACGGAGCTCCTCACGGACACCACCTCCCCCCCCATCAAAccccacaacaacaaaagctaCTCGGCCAAAACCAACGGTCACGTTTTGTTGGGATCTGAGGGACTGAAACCGAACCCTggcacccctccacctccctcgcCCACCCCCGAGCCGCTCCTCTGCCCCCTGGTGGAGTCCGAGCTCAGCTACACGGACAGGGACAACTCTCTCAGCTCTGGATACGAGATGTATAATGGTGAGCTGGCCGAACCGGGCCTGACCAACGGCTCCAGCGACCGAGATCGGCTCATGATGCCCCTCTTCCCCGACCTGCCCCTGGATCCAGTGCCGGGAAACCCCATTTCTGTTGGGATGGCAGACCTTGGAGCAGGCCCGTCACCCAACAGCCCCACCGCTGACCGCAGTCGCACTGTGTCTTCCTCGAGCACAGGAGACACACCCAAAG TCAGGGCCAGAGCTGCAGATCTCCTCATCAACCCTCTAGACCCGCGCAACGCTGAGTTCATACGAGTCAAAATCGCTGATCTTGGAAATGCCTGCTGGGTG CACAAGCACTTTACAGAGGACATCCAGACGAGACAGTACCGTTCCATTGAAGTCCTGATAGGAGCTGGTTACAGCACCCCTGCAGACATCTGGAGTACTGCCTGCATG GCTTTTGAGCTGGCTACTGGAGATTACTTGTTTGAGCCCCACTCTGGAGAGGACTACTCCCGTGATGAGG ACCACATAGCCCACATCATAGAGCTGCTGGGCTGTATTCCGAGGCACTTTGCACTCTCTGGAAAATATTCCCGGGAGTTCTTCAACCGAAGAG GTGAGCTGCGGCACATCACCAAGCTGAAGCCGTGGTCCTTGTTTGACGTGCTGGTGGAGAAGTACGGCTGGGCGCACGAAGACGCCGGCCACTTCACCCACTTCCTTCTGCCCATGCTGGAGATGGTGCCTGAGAAGAGGGCCTCGGCTGGCGAATGCCTCAACCACCCCTGGATCAACTCGTAG